Proteins found in one Coffea eugenioides isolate CCC68of chromosome 5, Ceug_1.0, whole genome shotgun sequence genomic segment:
- the LOC113771910 gene encoding protein CUP-SHAPED COTYLEDON 2: MANYHYYESSDAHLPPGFRFHPTDEELITYYLLKKVLDSNFTGKAIAEVDLNKCEPWELPEKAKMGEKEWYFFSLRDRKYPTGLRTNRATEAGYWKATGKDREIYSSKTCSLVGMKKTLVFYRGRAPKGEKSNWVMHEYRLEGKFAYHYLSRSSKDEWVISRVFQKCGAGAGPGSGGGKKRLAPGINLYPEASSPSSVSLPPLLDSSTYTATSATSASTTDHESCSYDCNSAKEHVPCFSNSAAASFNHNSLFELPPPPLPPPAPAATLLSSLFDPSPSSGARFPRINAGLSAFPNLRSLQENLHCPFFFPTAAAAAPPPQPINGSDENGIHYGSVTNWAAPDNQKVGPTELDCLWSF; the protein is encoded by the exons ATGGCAAACTACCACTACTATGAAAGCAGTGATGCACATTTGCCTCCGGGGTTCAGATTTCATCCAACGGATGAAGAGCTCATAACTTACTACCTTCTGAAAAAGGTTCTTGACAGCAATTTCACTGGAAAAGCCATTGCTGAAGTTGATCTCAACAAGTGCGAGCCCTGGGAGCTTCCTG AGAAAGCCAAGATGGGGGAGAAAGAATGGTACTTTTTCAGCTTGAGGGATAGGAAGTACCCGACAGGATTGAGGACTAACAGGGCAACAGAAGCTGGTTACTGGAAGGCTACAGGAAAAGACAGGGAAATATACAGCTCCAAGACTTGCTCCCTTGTTGGCATGAAGAAAACCCTGGTTTTCTACCGTGGCAGGGCTCCAAAAGGAGAGAAGAGCAACTGGGTAATGCATGAATATCGGCTTGAAGGCAAATTTGCCTACCATTACCTCTCTAGAAGTTCCAAG GATGAGTGGGTGATTTCAAGGGTGTTTCAAAAATGCGGTGCCGGAGCCGGCCCCGGCTCCGGCGGAGGCAAGAAGAGGTTGGCCCCTGGAATCAACCTTTACCCTGAAGCTAGCTCTCCATCTTCAGTTTCTCTTCCGCCGCTGCTCGACTCTTCTACTTACACCGCCACCAGTGCCACCTCTGCTTCCACCACTGACCATGAGAGCTGCTCGTATGATTGCAACTCCGCAAAAGAGCATGTGCCCTGTTTCTCCAATTCTGCTGCTGCATCTTTCAACCATAATTCTCTATTTGAGCTGCCTCCACCGCCATTGCCGCCGCCAGCTCCCGCAGCAACATTGCTGTCTTCTCTATTTGATCCATCACCATCATCTGGAGCCCGTTTCCCAAGGATTAATGCTGGCCTGTCTGCTTTTCCTAACTTGAGGTCCTTGCAGGAGAACCTACACTGCCCTTTCTTCTTCCCCACGGCTGCGGCTGCTGCACCACCACCTCAGCCCATTAACGGCAGCGATGAGAATGGAATTCATTATGGCTCTGTCACCAACTGGGCTGCGCCGGATAATCAGAAAGTGGGGCCAACTGAGCTTGATTGCTTGTGGAGCTTCTGA
- the LOC113772447 gene encoding uncharacterized protein LOC113772447: protein MEEEYSVDPALLLAAATDFANHPGTQSDASAQEFLNRFPLPAIINALQTKADYPGLENALVDSLERIFKTKYGASLIPHFMPFVVVGLGADSQKVRYLACETVSCLLENIDDSTAVHLIHQYGVYPLLLNCVIDGDEQVATVSMDAIKNLAGSPNGLAIIFPANISEPTQLGNLAGKCSSLGRVRVLALIVKLFSISSSVASLVYSSKLLSLLEREVSNTNDTLVTLTVLELLYELAEVQHSTEFLSRTMLLQLMSSIIGNASAESILRSRAMMITGRLLSKENAVRFIDESSFRALVLAIDRRFDFLESQDADECECALEALGQVGLSNQGAVLLLTGSPPAARHVIDAAFDRQQHNKQLAALHALATIAGEPRSENDVILTGGAEENLQRLIYEMASRTSKLTPSGLLQSILQQDSDLRLAGYRLIIALVARPWCLLEIISRQEIINVVINTYTETKKIGMELRHKCCQAIYRALTSSSKLISDPALADIAAKLQEAIRRGPYMVRTRTEAQPVVMTAERF from the exons ATGGAGGAAGAGTACTCGGTTGATCCGGCTCTGTTACTGGCGGCTGCCACCGACTTCGCTAATCATCCCG GAACTCAGTCCGACGCTTCAGCACAAGAATTTCTCAATCGCTTCCCTCTCCCCGCCATTATCAA TGCTTTACAAACAAAAGCAGATTATCCAGGACTCGAAAATGCATTGGTTGATAGCTTGgaaagaattttcaaaacaaagtacGGAGCATCCCTCATCCCACATTTCATG CCATTTGTTGTAGTTGGTTTGGGGGCAGATTCTCAAAAAGTCAGATATTTAGCTTGTGAAACA GTGTCTTGCCTTTTGGAGAACATTGATGACAGTACAGCTGTACATCTAATTCATCAATATGGTGTGTACCCACTTTTGTTAAATTGCGTAATTGATGG TGATGAACAAGTTGCAACTGTGTCAATGGATGCCATTAAGAATTTGGCTGGTTCTCCAAACGGCCTG GCTATCATTTTTCCAGCAAATATTAGTGAACCAACACAGCTTGGAAACTTGGCTGGGAAATGTTCATCACTG GGAAGAGTTCGAGTGCTGGCGTTGATAGTGAAGCTTTTCTCTATTTCCAGCTCAGTTGCATCTCTAGTCTACAGCTCCAAACTTCTTAGTCTATTGGAGAGAGAAGTTAGTAACACAAATGACACTCTTGTTACATTGACTGTGTTGGAACTCCTATACGAG TTAGCAGAAGTTCAGCATAGTACAGAATTCTTGTCAAGAACCATGCTTCTTCAATTGATGAGTTCGATAATCGG AAATGCATCTGCTGAATCAATTTTAAGATCAAGAGCAATGATGATAACTGGAAGACTGCTTTCAAAGGAGAATGCTGTTAGGTTCATTGATGAATCAA GTTTTAGAGCTCTTGTCTTGGCTATTGATAGAAGGTTTGATTTCCTTGAAAGCCAAGATGCGGATGAATGTGAATGTGCTCTTGAAGCTTTGGGTCAAGTTGGGCTAT CAAACCAGGGAGCTGTGTTGCTCCTTACAGGTTCACCTCCTGCTGCTAGACATGTTATTGATGCTGCCTTTGACCGGCAACAGCATAATAAACAACTG gcTGCTTTGCATGCACTGGCGACCATTGCTGGAGAACCTCGGTCTGAAAATGATGTGATTCTCACTGGTGGTGCAGAAGAAAACCTTCAACGCTTAATCTATGAGATGGCATCTAGGACTTCAAAACTTACACCATCA GGCCTTCTCCAATCAATACTCCAACAGGATTCAGATTTACGTCTGGCG GGCTACAGATTGATAATAGCTTTGGTGGCTCGACCTTGGTGCTTGCTGGAGATAATCTCAAGACAAGAGATCATTAATGTAGtgattaacacatatacagagacCAAAAAGATAG GTATGGAACTTAGGCATAAGTGTTGCCAGGCAATCTACAGGGCATTAACTTCGTCAAGTAAACTAATCAGTGATCCTGCTTTGGCTGACATAGCTGCCAAG CTACAGGAAGCCATCAGAAGGGGCCCTTACATGGTAAGAACCCGCACTGAAGCTCAACCAGTGGTGATGACAGCTGAGAGATTTTAG
- the LOC113771911 gene encoding receptor kinase-like protein Xa21 encodes MGTILLLFLCFLPGCLALTSTNIATDQSSLLALRAQISFDPQEILAKNWSVASPVCDWIGVTCSSGHRRVTALNISNMGLSGTLPPQLGNLSFLVSLNMSRNNFRGELQPELARLNRLKVLNLAVNNLNGLLPNCFTGLIPPSISNMSKLATLILVNNSLEGKIPEEIFNISSLEMISLGVNSLSGSLPDYMCFHLPRLRFIGLSMNKFSGQIPSNLAQCSELQALSFSFNKFTGNTPKEIGNLKKLEVIYFAMNSLTGEIPKELANLTMLKFLDLSDNNITGEIPREISNLHNLEKLNLGWNNVSGSIPVEIFNLSRLKLMSLAGNKLSGILPSTVFYGLPNLEELYLNNNNFVGDIPESISNSSRLYFIILSNNKFTGPIPISIGNLRLLQVLDLTSNNLVCDPSYAELSFISSLANSKNLRKLSVSNNPLNGILPESVGNLSTSLQTMYAYGCGLRDRIPDRIGNLSNLIILSLYNNQLTGSLPITVTGLQKLQAIMLHINKLSQVSLEYFCSLNNLGVISLSFNQIVGSIPECIGNVTSLRYLYLASNKFNFAPKSLWNLKDLLVLDLSSNSLTGPLPLDVANLKIATAIDMSKNHFSGGIPTTIGDMQNLNQLSLAHNQLQGSIPVSIGSMLSLAKLDLSRVILVLGAMSLGFIYLRYQRKDGSPIEAYLSVVATQERISHHKLLQATDGYHERNLLGKGGFGSVYKGTLDDGRVVAVKVFDLQLEGALKSFDAECEVLRNLRHRNLTKVISCCSNPDFKALVLEFLPNGSLEKWFYSNDCFLDIIQRLDILVDVASALQYLHYEYSTPVVHCDLKPSNVLLDEDMVAHVSDFGLTKLLAPEEGIAYTKTLATLCYLAPGLVSVKCDVYSLGIMMMEVFTRMNPSNEMFGENLSLRSWVLDSMANALAQIIDANLLSATDDHFLEKLDCISSIMKVALNCTRESPGERSNIQDVLEALVKIKLQLLPLV; translated from the exons ATGGGAACAATTCTACTTCTCTTCTTGTGTTTTCTTCCAGGTTGCTTAGCCTTGACCTCAACCAACATCGCCACTGATCAATCATCTCTTCTTGCGTTGAGAGctcaaatttcatttgacccTCAAGAAATCTTGGCAAAAAACTGGTCTGTTGCCTCGCCTGTTTGTGACTGGATTGGGGTTACCTGCAGCTCTGGCCATCGTAGAGTGACTGCTTTGAACATTTCAAACATGGGTCTTAGTGGAACCTTACCTCCCCAGTTGGGAAACCTGTCATTTCTCGTTTCTCTTAACATGAGTAGGAACAATTTCCGTGGAGAACTGCAACCAGAACTTGCTCGATTGAATCGATTAAAAGTACTGAATTTGGCCGTCAACAACCTCAATGGATTGCTTCCTAACTG CTTCACCGGTCTTATCCCGCCTTCCATCTCCAACATGTCAAAGCTAGCAACTTTAATCCTTGTTAACAACTCTCTTGAAGGCAAAATCCCGGAAGAGATCTTCAACATTTCCTCACTGGAAATGATTTCCTTGGGAGTTAACAGCTTGTCTGGAAGTCTTCCGGATTACATGTGTTTCCATCTTCCGAGACTGAGATTCATTGGCCTATCAATGAATAAATTCAGTGGTCAAATACCATCAAATTTAGCTCAATGTTCAGAACTTCAGGCTCTGTCTTTTTCCTTCAACAAATTCACTGGAAACACACCAAAAGAAATAGGGAACCTGAAGAAGCTTGAGGTGATATATTTCGCCATGAACAGTTTAACAG GTGAAATTCCAAAAGAGCTTGCAAATTTGACCATGCTCAAGTTCTTAGACTTATCTGATAACAACATAACAG GCGAAATACCAAGAGAGATCAGCAACTTACACAATCTGGAAAAACTCAACTTGGGGTGGAATAACGTGAGTGGTTCCATACCAGTGGAGATCTTCAACCTCTCCAGGCTAAAATTGATGTCGCTTGCAGGAAATAAACTTTCAGGCATTCTTCCTTCAACAGTGTTTTATGGGCTTCCCAATTTAGAAGAACTTTATTTGAACAATAATAACTTTGTTGGAGATATTCCCGAGTCCATCTCAAATTCTTCTAGACTTTATTTCATAATATTGTCTAACAATAAATTCACAGGGCCGATTCCCATTTCCATTGGTAATCTAAGGCTCCTTCAAGTGCTGGACTTAACTAGCAACAATTTAGTCTGTGACCCTTCCTACGCAGAGTTGAGCTTCATCTCTTCCTTAGCAAACTCCAAGAACTTGAGAAAATTAAGTGTGAGTAACAATCCACTAAATGGTATTCTTCCAGAATCTGTTGGGAACCTCTCTACCTCACTACAAACAATGTATGCCTACGGTTGTGGACTCAGGGACCGCATTCCTGATAGAATTGGGAATTTGAGCAATTTGATTATCTTAAGTCTATACAATAATCAGTTGACTGGATCATTGCCCATTACGGTAACAGGTTTGCAAAAGCTTCAAGCAATAATGCTTCACATCAACAAACTAAGCCAAGTCAGCCTAGAATACTTCTGCTCTTTGAACAATTTGGGTGTTATATCTCTCAGCTTCAATCAAATTGTGGGATCAATTCCAGAGTGCATAGGAAACGTTACTTCTCTGAGATATCTTTACCTAGCTTCCAATAAATTCAACTTTGCACCTAAAAGCTTGTGGAACCTTAAAGATCTTTTAGTGCTCGACCTCTCCTCCAATTCATTAACTGGCCCTCTACCTCTTGACGTTGCAAACTTGAAAATTGCAACTGCCATAGACATGTCAAAAAATCACTTCTCTGGTGGCATTCCTACCACAATTGGAGATATGCAGAACCTGAATCAACTTTCCTTAGCCCACAACCAACTGCAAGGTTCCATTCCAGTGTCAATTGGTAGTATGTTAAGTTTGGCAAAGTTGGATCTATCAC GGGTGATACTAGTTTTAGGTGCCATGTCCTTGGGATTCATTTACCTAAGATATCAAAGGAAAGATGGAAGTCCCATTGAAGCATATTTGTCGGTGGTTGCAACACAAGAAAGAATTTCACATCACAAACTTTTACAAGCAACTGATGGATATCATGAAAGAAATTTGCTGGGAAAAGGAGGCTTTGGATCTGTTTATAAAGGCACTCTCGATGATGGGAGGGTTGTGGCTGTTAAAGTGTTTGACTTACAATTAGAAGGAGCATTGAAGAGTTTTGATGCAGAATGTGAAGTATTGCGAAATCTTCGCCACAGAAACCTCACTAAAGTCATTAGCTGCTGCTCTAACCCTGACTTCAAAGCATTGGTTCTGGAATTTTTGCCTAATGGAAGTCTTGAGAAGTGGTTTTATTCCAATGACTGTTTTCTAGATATTATTCAGAGATTGGACATCTTGGTGGATGTCGCTTCTGCACTGCAGTATCTCCACTATGAGTATTCAACACCAGTGGTGCATTGTGATTTGAAACCTAGTAATGTCCTGCTAGATGAAGATATGGTTGCCCATGTAAGTGATTTTGGTCTTACAAAGCTGCTGGCTCCAGAGGAGGGCATTGCATACACCAAAACACTAGCCACACTTTGTTATCTTGCACCAG GATTAGTATCAGTCAAATGCGATGTTTATAGTCTTGGAATTATGATGATGGAAGTTTTTACAAGAATGAACCCCAGCAATGAAATGTTCGGTGAGAATTTGAGCCTAAGGAGTTGGGTTCTTGATTCTATGGCAAATGCATTAGCTCAAATTATAGATGCCAATTTGCTAAGCGCAACCGACGATCACTTTCTTGAGAAGCTGGACTGCATTTCATCCATCATGAAAGTGGCTCTAAATTGCACGAGGGAGTCTCCAGGAGAGAGAAGCAATATTCAAGATGTTCTTGAAGCACTAGTAAAGATCAAACTTCAGCTACTGCCATTAGTTTAG
- the LOC113771912 gene encoding receptor kinase-like protein Xa21 encodes MALVLVTTMTVSFTSPALRLHRVMGRIHCNFLLGLLLSCFLSDSLAMASNNITTDQSSLLALRAHISVDPQQILAKNWSVSSSVCDWIGVTCGFHHCRVTALDISNMGLTGILPSQLGNLSFLISLNMSMNNFHGELPNELAWLHRLKVLDLGLNDLTGEIPEWSSSFPKLQYLSLRNNSFTGLIPPSISNMSDLRSLYLSNNSLEGNIPEEIFNISSLEMISLGGNRLSGSLPIYMCGNLPRLRVIRLSKNELSGPIPSSLVQCSELQAVSFSFNKFSGTIPKEIGKLKKLEVIYFSMNKLVGEIPKELGNSTMLKFLDLADNHLTGVIPREIGNLYNLETLSLGWNNLTGSIPVEIFNLSRVTLMSLAGNQLSGNLPSTVFYGLPNLEQLYLNSNHIVGDLPESITNSSKLLVVTVSDNFFTGHIPISLGNLRLLQVLDLGSNKLVTDFSHPETSFISSLANSKNLRTLAVNDNPLNGILPESVGNLSSSLERLYAYRCNLQGKVPDGIGNLSSLFILSLYGNQLTGPLPITIQRLQNLQAIVLYMNKLNQVSLDYFCTFTKLGAIILGQNQISGAVPDCLENVTSLRYLYLNSNRLKSSIPRTLWNLTDLLLLDLSSNSLTGSLPLEMQNLKAATGLILSLNNLSGGIPSTIGDMQSLDHLSLAHNQLEGSIPKSIGSILSLETVDLSHNFFSGSIPKSLENLKYLTSFNVSFNNLSGEIPPNGPFANFTSESFISNKALCGAPRLHVPPSVSFSAKTSGNKKKFVIIFSTAGVITVLGAMSLGFVYLRYRRKGKSPIEADMFTQERISFYKLSQATDNYDERNFLGKGSFGSVYKGTLDDGRVVAVKVFDLQSEGALMSFGAECEALRNLRHRNLTKVISSCSNPDFKALVLEFMPNGNLEKWLYSSDSSLDIIKRLDILVDVASALQYLHYECATPVVHCDLKPSNVLLDEDMVAHVSDFGLTKLLAPEESIVYTKTLATFCYLAPEYGSEGIVSPKCDVYSFGIMVMEVFTRMNPNNEMFGETLSLRSWVVDSMANTLARIVDANLVSTTDRHYLEKLECISSIMKLALNCTKKSPAERSNIRDAPVALKKIKIQLVQYV; translated from the exons ATGGCATTAGTACTAGTTACTACTATGACAGTATCCTTCACTTCCCCTGCTCTTAGATTGCACAGAGTCATGGGGAGAATTCACTGTAATTTCCTTCTTGGACTTCTCTTGTCATGCTTTCTATCAGATAGCTTAGCCATGGCATCAAACAACATCACAACTGATCAATCGTCTCTTCTTGCCTTGAGAGCTCACATTTCAGTTGACCCTCAACAAATCTTGGCCAAAAACTGGTCTGTTTCATCTTCTGTTTGTGACTGGATTGGAGTTACCTGTGGCTTTCATCATTGTAGAGTGACTGCCTTAGACATTTCGAACATGGGGCTTACCGGCATCTTACCGTCACAGTTGGGAAACCTGTCATTTCTCATTTCTCTTAACATGAGCATGAACAATTTCCATGGAGAATTGCCGAATGAACTTGCTTGGTTGCACCGATTAAAAGTACTTGATTTGGGTTTGAACGATCTTACCGGAGAAATTCCTGAGTGGAGTAGTTCATTTCCCAAACTTCAATACTTGTCCCTCAGAAACAACAGTTTCACTGGCCTAATCCCGCCTTCCATTTCTAACATGTCAGATCTGAGAAGTTTATACCTTTCAAACAACTCTCTTGAAGGTAACATTCCGGAAGAGATCTTCAACATTTCTTCACTGGAAATGATTTCGTTGGGAGGTAATCGCTTATCTGGAAGTCTTCCAATTTATATGTGTGGCAATCTTCCGAGACTAAGAGTCATTCGCCTATCAAAGAATGAATTGAGTGGTCCAATACCATCAAGCTTAGTCCAGTGTTCAGAACTTCAGGCTGTATCCTTTTCGTTCAACAAGTTTAGTGGAACCATACCAAAAGAAATTGGGAAGCTGAAGAAACTTGAGGTGATATACTTCTCCATGAACAAATTAGTAG GTGAAATTCCAAAAGAGCTTGGAAATTCAACCATGCTCAAATTCTTGGACTTAGCTGATAACCACCTAACAG GCGTAATACCGCGAGAGATCGGCAATTTATACAATCTGGAAACACTCAGCTTAGGGTGGAATAACTTGACTGGTTCCATACCAGTAGAGATCTTCAACCTCTCCAGGGTAACATTGATGTCACTCGCAGGAAATCAGCTTTCAGGAAATCTTCCATCAACAGTGTTTTATGGGCTTCCAAATTTAGAACAACTTTATCTCAACTCTAACCACATTGTTGGAGACCTACCCGAGTCAATTACAAATTCTTCTAAACTTCTTGTTGTAACCGTGTCTGACAACTTCTTCACAGGCCATATTCCCATTTCCCTCGGTAACCTAAGACTCCTCCAAGTGCTGGATCTAGGAAGCAATAAGTTAGTCACTGACTTTTCGCATCCAGAGACTAGCTTCATCTCTTCCTTGGCAAATTCCAAGAATCTGAGAACATTAGCTGTGAATGACAATCCACTGAATGGCATTCTTCCGGAGTCAGTTGGGAACCTTTCTAGCTCCCTTGAAAGACTTTATGCATACAGGTGCAATCTCCAGGGAAAAGTTCCTGATGGAATTGGAAATTTGAGCAGTTTGTTTATCTTAAGCCTGTACGGTAATCAGTTGACTGGACCGTTGCCCATTACAATACAACGTCTGCAAAATCTTCAAGCGATAGTTCTTTACATGAACAAACTAAACCAAGTCAGCCTGGATTACTTCTGTACTTTCACAAAGTTGGGTGCAATAATTCTGGGCCAAAATCAAATTTCAGGAGCAGTCCCAGATTGCTTAGAAAATGTTACTTCTCTGAGATATCTTTACCTAAATTCCAACAGATTGAAGTCTAGTATTCCTAGAACTTTGTGGAACCTTACAGATCTCTTGTTGCTCGATCTTTCCTCAAATTCACTAACTGGCTCTCTACCTCTAGAAATGCAGAACTTGAAGGCTGCAACAGGCTTGATTTTATCACTGAATAACTTATCAGGTGGCATACCAAGCACAATAGGAGATATGCAGAGCCTGGATCATCTTTCTTTGGCACACAACCAACTGGAAGGTTCAATACCGAAGTCAATTGGTAGTATCTTAAGTTTGGAAACTGTGGATCTATCACATAACTTTTTCTCtggttccattccaaaatcacttgagaaTCTTAAGTATCTTACAAGCTTCAATGTCTCTTTTAACAATTTAAGTGGCGAAATTCCTCCGAATGGCCCTTTCGCAAACTTCACTAGTGAATCCTTTATTTCAAATAAAGCACTTTGTGGGGCTCCAAGGTTACACGTCCCACCAAGTGTAAGTTTTTCAGCTAAAACATCGGGAAACAAAAAGAAGTTCGTAATCATTTTTAGTACAGCAGGGGTGATAACAGTTTTAGGTGCCATGTCCCTGGGATTTGTTTACCTAAGATATCGAAGGAAAGGTAAAAGTCCCATAGAAGCAGATATGTTTACACAAGAAAGAATTTCCTTCTACAAACTTTCACAGGCAACCGATAATTACGATGAAAGGAACTTTTTGGGAAAAGGAAGTTTTGGATCTGTTTACAAAGGTACCCTTGATGATGGGAGGGTTGTGGCTGTTAAGGTGTTTGATTTACAATCAGAAGGAGCATTGATGAGTTTTGGAGCAGAATGTGAAGCATTGCGCAATCTTCGCCATCGAAACCTCACAAAAGTCATTAGCAGCTGCTCTAATCCTGACTTCAAAGCATTGGTTCTTGAATTCATGCCTAATGGAAATCTTGAGAAGTGGTTGTATTCCAGTGACTCATCTCTAGATATTATCAAGAGATTGGACATCTTGGTGGATGTTGCTTCTGCACTGCAGTATCTCCACTACGAGTGTGCAACACCAGTAGTGCACTGTGATTTGAAGCCTAGTAATGTCCTGCTAGATGAAGATATGGTTGCCCATGTAAGTGATTTCGGCCTTACAAAGCTGTTGGCTCCAGAGGAAAGCATTGTATACACCAAAACACTAGCCACATTTTGCTATCTTGCACCAG AGTATGGATCCGAAGGAATAGTATCCCCCAAATGCGATGTTTATAGTTTTGGAATCATGGTGATGGAAGTGTTTACAAGAATGAACCCCAACAATGAGATGTTTGGTGAGACTTTGAGCCTCAGGAGTTGGGTTGTGGATTCTATGGCTAATACATTAGCTCGTATTGTAGATGCCAATTTGGTAAGCACAACTGATCGTCACTATCTTGAGAAGCTGGAGTGCATTTCTTCCATCATGAAATTGGCTCTAAATTGCACGAAGAAGTCTCCGGCTGAGAGAAGCAATATTCGAGATGCTCCTGTGGCACTGAAAAAGATCAAAATTCAGCTTGTGCAATATGTGTAA